One Camelina sativa cultivar DH55 chromosome 3, Cs, whole genome shotgun sequence genomic window carries:
- the LOC104765048 gene encoding uncharacterized protein LOC104765048, whose protein sequence is MEENNNNAGSDSDSNSVDDSQDYYEPISAVDLENANDEGSDVEDSYHPIGGGDGFSHGLSNGHCMIPETEEGISSISINADAESEEEAETETETEIRRAFEEDERRRRSPLVEENAVRIMEAMRAISFPGTAPDWTSDVNEDRWIDQLRRLRSTSQ, encoded by the exons ATGGaag agaacaacaacaacgccGGGAGCGATTCAGACTCTAATTCCGTCGACGATTCACAGGACTATTACGAACCGATCTCAGCCGTCGATCTAGAAAACGCCAATGACGAAGGGAGCGATGTGGAAGACAGTTATCATCCAATCGGCGGCGGAGATGGCTTCAGCCACGGCCTCTCCAACGGCCACTGTATGATTCCGGAAACAGAGGAAGGGATATCTTCTATTAGTATAAACGCAGACGCAGAGAGCGAAGAAGAGGcggagacggagacggagacggagaTCCGTAGAGCGTTTGAAGAGGACGAACGGCGTAGGCGATCGCCGTTAGTTGAGGAGAACGCCGTTAGGATTATGGAGGCAATGCGAGCAATCTCCTTCCCTGGAACGGCTCCTGATTGGACTTCCGATGTTAATGAGGATCGTTGGATTGATCAGCTTCGAAGATTGAGATCCACTTCTCAGTAA
- the LOC104765065 gene encoding mitoferrin-like, which translates to MATEATTAPKFQEPDLRQVSQSPDFKHETAHDGLKFWQFMIAGSIAGSVEHMAMFPVDTVKTHMQALRPCPLKPVGIRQAFRSIVQKEGPSALYRGIWAMGLGAGPAHAVYFSFYEVSKKFLSAGNQNNSAAHAISGVFATISSDAVFTPMDMVKQRLQMGEGTYKGVWDCVKRVMREEGFRAFYASYRTTVLMNAPFTAVHFATYEAAKKGLMEFSPERVSDEEGWLVHATAGAAAGGLAAAVTTPLDVVKTQLQCQGVCGCDRFTSGSINDVLRTIVKKDGYRGLLRGWLPRMLFHAPAAAICWSTYEGVKSFFHDLNGDSNTA; encoded by the exons ATGGCTACGGAGGCTACAACCGCTCCCAAATTCCAGGAACCAGATCTCCGGCAAGTCTCTCAGTCACCGGATTTTAAACATGAAACCGCTCACGACGGCCTTAAATTCTGGCAATTCATGATCGCCGGTTCGATTGCTGGCTCCGTCGAACACATGGCGATGTTTCCCGTCGACACCGTGAAGACCCATATGCAAGCGCTCCGGCCATGTCCGTTGAAACCCGTCGGAATCCGGCAAGCTTTCCGTTCGATAGTACAAAAGGAAGGACCTTCAGCTCTGTACCGAGGAATTTGGGCTATGGGTCTCGGCGCTGGACCTGCTCACGCCGTTTACTTCTCCTTCTACGAGGTTTCGAAGAAGTTCTTATCCGCTGGGAATCAGAACAATTCCGCCGCTCATGCGATCTCCGGCGTGTTCGCGACTATATCGAGCGATGCTGTTTTTACTCCCATGGATATGGTAAAGCAGAGGTTGCAGATGGGTGAAGGGACTTATAAAGGAGTTTGGGATTGTGTCAAGAGGGTTATGCGTGAGGAAGGGTTTCGTGCGTTCTATGCTTCTTATAGGACGACGGTTTTGATGAACGCGCCTTTTACCGCTGTGCACTTTGCGACTTACGAGGCGGCTAAGAAGGGGTTGATGGAGTTTTCTCCTGAAAGGGTTAGTGATGAGGAAGGTTGGTTGGTTCATGCCACTGCAGGAGCTGCTGCTGGTGGATTGGCAGCTGCTGTGACTACGCCGCTTGATGTTGTCAAGACGCAGTTGCAATGTCAG GGTGTGTGTGGATGCGACCGCTTCACTAGTGGTTCGATTAACGATGTACTGAGGACGATAGTGAAGAAGGACGGATACAGAGGACTTCTAAGGGGATGGCTACCGAGAATGCTCTTTCATGCGCCTGCTGCAGCAATCTGTTGGTCCACTTACGAAGGGGTCAAATCTTTCTTTCATGACTTGAATGGCGATTCTAACACTgcctga
- the LOC104765072 gene encoding uncharacterized protein LOC104765072 — protein MISLHSSAIKASLHRSFPTSLRSRLSVSSSPRSFIRLPSARKRDLSVISASGRDSSMSSNNDSRESSSKVAESFFRSVLGQMETVYLNRNPTPKSVLELVRSVDGDQLCYDHLAFRTFGVSGYGIDSLASFFLDYGYTPMDELKFPAKKLRALWFAPPDVSAIPGGSGVNGPLPRVFISELLVDQMSSQTQDVIRKYTQASPNGKKYAALSSALGTLTWEKPLSSEFEQLARESEYAAWTLVNGYALNHVTISVHRLKSHLNKIKKLNQFLEEKGLKLNSEGGVLKVSPDGGLLQSSTVADSISFKFADGVTKSIPCSYIEFAERLVLPQYQNVPESEIRESHRRDGFEVGNADKIFESTFQEQLSRRAG, from the exons ATGATTTCACTCCACTCCTCCGCCATTAAAGCCTCTCTCCACCGTTCTTTTCCTACTTCGTTACGATCGAGACTCTCTGTTTCCAGCTCTCCTAGATCTTTCATTCGGCTTCCCTCCGCCAGAAAACGCGATCTCTCTGTTATCTCTGCTTCTGGAAGAGACTCCTCGATGTCATCAAACAATGATTCTCGCGAATCCTCTTCAAAG GTTGCTGAATCTTTCTTCAGGAGTGTCTTAGGTCAGATGGAAACAGTTTATCTAAATCGGAACCCGACGCCTAAATCCGTTTTGGAACTTGTTCGATCCGTTGATGGCGACCAACTTTGCTATGACCATCTCGCTTTTAGAACGTTTGGG GTTAGTGGTTATGGGATTGACTCGCTTGCAAGCTTTTTCCTTGACTATGGGTATACTCCGATGGATGAGTTGAAATTTCCAGCTAAAAAGCTTAGAGCTTTGTGGTTTGCACCTCCTGATGTTTCTGCTATTCCTGGTGGAAGCGGCGTTAACGGTCCTTTACCAAGAGTTTTTATCTCAGAGCTCCTTGTGGACCAGATGAGTTCACAGACTCAG GATGTGATCAGAAAGTACACTCAAGCATCGCCCAATGGGAAAAAGTATGCTGCTCTTTCTAGTGCTTTGGGTACCTTAACTTGGGAAAAGCCTCTTTCTTCTGAGTTTGAGCAATTGGCTAG GGAAAGTGAATATGCAGCATGGACCCTTGTCAATGGCTATGCTCTTAACCATGTAACGATTTCTGTCCATCGGCTTAAATCtcatctaaacaaaattaagaagcTCAATCAGTTCCTAGAAGAAAAAGGTCTCAAATTGAACTCTGAAGGAGGAGTACTGAAAG TTAGCCCTGATGGTGGTTTACTGCAAAGCTCAACTGTAGCAGATTCAATTTCTTTCAAGTTCGCTGATGGTGTCACCAAATCTATCCCTTGTTCATACATTGAGTTTGCTGAACGCCTTGTGCTTCCTCAATACCAAAATGTACCTGAAAGCGAG ATACGAGAGTCACACCGACGCGATGGATTTGAGGTCGGAAATGCTGACAAGATCTTTGAGAGCACATTTCAGGAACAACTTTCTCGACGAGCCGGCTAA
- the LOC104765082 gene encoding zinc finger protein CONSTANS-LIKE 8-like isoform X2, which yields MDTQRLPKKEEEDLLPSLTFESVNALSQDHSIDDFDSIFDITIDSLSCSHELKWDFWGEDEDEDIGEEEKSLSTDQEGSSFRFWDNKPTDYEDKELGLKLNLNHQEVIDAWSDHQKPLWTDTSSPANSFYRGEVPVIEEERNMKREASVLRYKEKRQSRLFSKKIRYQVRKLNADKRPRFKGRFVKRET from the exons ATGGATACACAAAGGTTgccgaagaaagaagaagaagatcttctACCTTCTTTAACCTTCGAGTCTGTTAATGCTCTCTCTCAAGACCATTCTATAGATGATTTCGACAGCATATTCGACATCACCATTGACAGTTTAAGCTGCTCTCACGAACTCAAATGGGATTTTTGgggagaagacgaagatgaagatataggtgaagaagaaaaaagtttgagtACTGATCAAGAAGGCTCAAGTTTCAGGTTTTGGGACAATAAGCCTACGGATTATGAAGACAAAGAGTTGGGTCTGAAGCTGAATCTGAACCATCAAGAAGTTATCGATGCTTGGTCTGATCACCAGAAACCTCTGTGGACAGATACTTCATCTCCAGCCAATTCCTTTTAT AGGGGAGAAGTTCCAGTgatagaggaagagagaaacatGAAAAGAGAAGCAAGTGTGTTAAGATACAAAGAGAAAAGACAGAGTAGACTCTTCTCTAAGAAGATAAGGTATCAAGTCCGAAAACTCAACGCTGATAAACGACCTCGTTTTAAG GGACGGTTCGTGAAAAGGGAGacttaa
- the LOC104765082 gene encoding zinc finger protein CONSTANS-LIKE 8-like isoform X3, whose protein sequence is MDTQRLPKKEEEDLLPSLTFESVNALSQDHSIDDFDSIFDITIDSLSCSHELKWDFWGEDEDEDIGEEEKSLSTDQEGSSFRFWDNKPTDYEDKELGLKLNLNHQEVIDAWSDHQKPLWTDTSSPANSFYRGEVPVIEEERNMKREASVLRYKEKRQSRLFSKKIRDGS, encoded by the exons ATGGATACACAAAGGTTgccgaagaaagaagaagaagatcttctACCTTCTTTAACCTTCGAGTCTGTTAATGCTCTCTCTCAAGACCATTCTATAGATGATTTCGACAGCATATTCGACATCACCATTGACAGTTTAAGCTGCTCTCACGAACTCAAATGGGATTTTTGgggagaagacgaagatgaagatataggtgaagaagaaaaaagtttgagtACTGATCAAGAAGGCTCAAGTTTCAGGTTTTGGGACAATAAGCCTACGGATTATGAAGACAAAGAGTTGGGTCTGAAGCTGAATCTGAACCATCAAGAAGTTATCGATGCTTGGTCTGATCACCAGAAACCTCTGTGGACAGATACTTCATCTCCAGCCAATTCCTTTTAT AGGGGAGAAGTTCCAGTgatagaggaagagagaaacatGAAAAGAGAAGCAAGTGTGTTAAGATACAAAGAGAAAAGACAGAGTAGACTCTTCTCTAAGAAGATAAG GGACGGTTCGTGA
- the LOC104765082 gene encoding zinc finger protein CONSTANS-LIKE 8-like isoform X1, producing the protein MDTQRLPKKEEEDLLPSLTFESVNALSQDHSIDDFDSIFDITIDSLSCSHELKWDFWGEDEDEDIGEEEKSLSTDQEGSSFRFWDNKPTDYEDKELGLKLNLNHQEVIDAWSDHQKPLWTDTSSPANSFYRGEVPVIEEERNMKREASVLRYKEKRQSRLFSKKIRYQVRKLNADKRPRFKVSFLFFLPPTLFHFKS; encoded by the exons ATGGATACACAAAGGTTgccgaagaaagaagaagaagatcttctACCTTCTTTAACCTTCGAGTCTGTTAATGCTCTCTCTCAAGACCATTCTATAGATGATTTCGACAGCATATTCGACATCACCATTGACAGTTTAAGCTGCTCTCACGAACTCAAATGGGATTTTTGgggagaagacgaagatgaagatataggtgaagaagaaaaaagtttgagtACTGATCAAGAAGGCTCAAGTTTCAGGTTTTGGGACAATAAGCCTACGGATTATGAAGACAAAGAGTTGGGTCTGAAGCTGAATCTGAACCATCAAGAAGTTATCGATGCTTGGTCTGATCACCAGAAACCTCTGTGGACAGATACTTCATCTCCAGCCAATTCCTTTTAT AGGGGAGAAGTTCCAGTgatagaggaagagagaaacatGAAAAGAGAAGCAAGTGTGTTAAGATACAAAGAGAAAAGACAGAGTAGACTCTTCTCTAAGAAGATAAGGTATCAAGTCCGAAAACTCAACGCTGATAAACGACCTCGTTTTAAGGtctctttcttattctttcttccTCCTACACTCTTTCATTTCAAGTCTTAA
- the LOC104765103 gene encoding uncharacterized protein LOC104765103 isoform X1 yields MNVDETYLFLNRIQERRLDEESLRILELSLVAMNVKSVSEIRSRLRDFMRSESAAIFGELSGESIVAKLSVLEFFARAFALIGDLESCLAMRYEALNLRELKSPSCLWLRVSHSEWAKFALQSMENGFPSIAGKASENALLSLKKDSLVESKSEEFSEIFDASEKVRRLRDSAASLTSSRSVQAQGAEYLRSKEVRIRTRQTQHTKNPDCTRSNLFRGGIKKRNQRMLEDLRTTQMIRDTESDSRCV; encoded by the exons ATGAACGTTGATGAGACTTATCTCTTTCTCAACCGGATACAAGAGAGAAG GCTCGACGAAGAGTCTCTTCGGATTCTCGAGTTGTCTCTGGTCGCAATGAATGTGAAATCCGTTTCAGAGATTAGATCCCGACTGAGAGATTTCATGAGATCTGAATCGGCTGCTATATTCGGTGAGCTCTCTGGAGAATCGATCGTTGCAAAGCTCTCCGTACTTGAATTCTTCGCTCGTGCTTTTGCTCTTATCGGTGATTTGGAG AGTTGTTTGGCTATGAGGTATGAGGCATTGAATTTGAGGGAGCTCAAGTCTCCTAGCTGTTTGTGGTTAAGGGTTTCACATTCAGAATGGGCCAAATTTGCTCTTCAATCTATGGAAAATGGATTCCCTTCTATTGCAGGAAAG GCTTCTGAAAATGCGCTATTGAGCCTTAAGAAGGATAGTCTTGTTGAATCTAAATCAGAAGAGTTTTCTGAAATATTTGATGCTTCTGAGAAAGTAAGGAGACTAAGGGATTCAGCTGCCTCGTTAACATCTTCACGTTCAG TTCAGGCACAAGGTGCAGAGTACTTGAGAAGCAAGGAAGTGAGGATACGAACCAGGCAGACTCAACACACTAAAAATCCAGACTGCACACGTAGCAACTTGTTCAGAGGAGGAATCAAGAAGCGTAACCAACGAATGTTGGAAGATCTCCGTACCACTCAGATGATCCGAGATACAGAATCAGATTCACGCTGTGTATGA
- the LOC104765103 gene encoding uncharacterized protein LOC104765103 isoform X2, giving the protein MNVDETYLFLNRIQERRLDEESLRILELSLVAMNVKSVSEIRSRLRDFMRSESAAIFGELSGESIVAKLSVLEFFARAFALIGDLESCLAMRYEALNLRELKSPSCLWLRVSHSEWAKFALQSMENGFPSIAGKASENALLSLKKDSLVESKSEEFSEIFDASEKVRRLRDSAASLTSSRSDMLLPPSLTFNIMVSVRM; this is encoded by the exons ATGAACGTTGATGAGACTTATCTCTTTCTCAACCGGATACAAGAGAGAAG GCTCGACGAAGAGTCTCTTCGGATTCTCGAGTTGTCTCTGGTCGCAATGAATGTGAAATCCGTTTCAGAGATTAGATCCCGACTGAGAGATTTCATGAGATCTGAATCGGCTGCTATATTCGGTGAGCTCTCTGGAGAATCGATCGTTGCAAAGCTCTCCGTACTTGAATTCTTCGCTCGTGCTTTTGCTCTTATCGGTGATTTGGAG AGTTGTTTGGCTATGAGGTATGAGGCATTGAATTTGAGGGAGCTCAAGTCTCCTAGCTGTTTGTGGTTAAGGGTTTCACATTCAGAATGGGCCAAATTTGCTCTTCAATCTATGGAAAATGGATTCCCTTCTATTGCAGGAAAG GCTTCTGAAAATGCGCTATTGAGCCTTAAGAAGGATAGTCTTGTTGAATCTAAATCAGAAGAGTTTTCTGAAATATTTGATGCTTCTGAGAAAGTAAGGAGACTAAGGGATTCAGCTGCCTCGTTAACATCTTCACGTTCAG ATATGTTACTCCCTCCTTCCCTTACCTTCAATATAATGGTATCTGTGCGAATGTAG
- the LOC104765118 gene encoding 60S ribosomal protein L35a-1, translating into MVKGRQGEPVRLYVRGTILGYKRSKSNQYPNTSLIQVEGVNTTEEVGWYKGKRMAYIYKAKTKKNGSHYRCIWGKVTRPHGNSGVVRAKFTSNLPPKSMGARVRVFMYPSNI; encoded by the exons atggtgaaggGACGTCAGGGAGAACCTGTCAG ACTCTATGTCAGAGGCACCATACTTGGGTACAAAAG GTCGAAGTCAAACCAGTACCCAAACACGTCCCTAATCCAAGTCGAAGGAGTTAACACCACGGAGGAAGTGGGATGGTACAAAGGTAAACGAATGGCTTACATCTACAAGGCCAAGACAAAGAAGAACGGTAGTCACTACCGATGCATTTGGGGCAAAGTCACAAGGCCTCATGGTAACAGTGGTGTGGTTCGAGCCAAATTCACATCAAACTTGCCACCTAAATCTATG GGAGCTAGAGTAAGAGTGTTTATGTATCCGAGCAACATCTAG
- the LOC104765129 gene encoding gamma-interferon-inducible lysosomal thiol reductase-like codes for MASMPSKLLVLLVCYVFLLGYASSLSSDISLPSSSPKVSLALYYESLCPYCSAFIVNHLPKLFEDDLISIVDLHLSPWGNTKLRPDNVTAVCQHGAYECFLDTVEACAIDAWPILSDHFPFIYCIEKLVTEHKYDKWETCYEKLNLNSKPVADCLSSGHGNKLALHYAAETKALQPPHEYVPWVVVDGQPLYEDYENFISYICKAYKANKVPGACAKYSSGNFIRSFNMKRFPLVCRNGVNKMSDVLERIKTSLSSYINIAGML; via the exons ATGGCGTCGATGCCGAGCAAACTTCTTGTTCTCCTAGTCTGCTACGTCTTTCTTCTCGGCTATGCATCATCGTTATCATCTGATATATCTCTTCCATCTTCGTCTCCGAAGGTCTCCTTGGCCCTGTACTATGAGTCTCTTTGTCCGTATTGCTCCGCCTTCATAGTGAACCACCTCCCGAAGCTCTTCGAAGACGATCTCATATCAATCGTTGATCTTCATCTCTCGCCGTGGGGTAATACCAAGCTCCGTCCCGATAACGTCACTGCTGTTTGCCAG CACGGGGCATATGAATGCTTCTTGGATACAGTAGAAGCCTGTGCGATTGATGCTTGGCCTATATTG AGTGATCATTTCCCGTTCATCTACTGTATCGAGAAGTTGGTGACTGAACACAAGTATGACAAGTGGGAGACGTGTTATGAGAAGCTCAATCTCAACTCAAAACCTGTTGCCGATTGTCTCAGCAGTGGACACGGAAACAAG CTTGCGTTGCACTATGCCGCTGAAACGAAGGCACTTCAGCCTCCTCATGAGTACGTACCCTGGGTAGTCGTGGATGGTCAGCCACTTTATGAG GACTATGAAAACTTCATAAGCTACATCTGCAAGGCTTACAAAGCTAATAAAGTGCCTGGCGCATGCGCCAAATATTCATCCGGCAACTTCATTCGCAGTTTCAACATGAAACGCTTCCCTCTGGTTTGCCGGAATGGAGTTAATAAGATGTCGGATGTGTTGGAACGTATCAAAACCTCTTTATCGTCATACATCAACATTGCAGGCATGCTGTAA
- the LOC104765136 gene encoding protein LIGHT-DEPENDENT SHORT HYPOCOTYLS 6, whose amino-acid sequence MESVDSGSHRSDPVKGDDPGPSFVSSPPATPSRYESQKRRDWNTFLQYLKNHKPPLALSRCSGAHVIEFLKYLDQFGKTKVHVAACPYFGHQQPPSPCSCPLKQAWGSLDALIGRLRAAYEENGGRPDSNPFAARAVRIYLREVRESQAKARGIPYEKKKRKRPPTVTTVRVDVASSRQSDGDACNVGAPSVAVPP is encoded by the coding sequence atggAATCGGTGGATTCCGGGTCACATCGATCCGACCCGGTAAAAGGAGACGACCCAGGTCCATCTTTCGTCTCTTCGCCACCGGCTACACCTAGCAGGTACGAGTCACAGAAGCGACGAGACTGGAACACGTTCTTGCAGTACCTCAAGAACCACAAGCCTCCTCTTGCGTTGTCACGGTGTAGCGGAGCGCACGTGATCGAGTTCCTCAAGTACCTCGATCAGTTCGGTAAGACCAAAGTCCACGTGGCGGCTTGCCCTTACTTCGGCCATCAGCAGCCTCCGTCTCCTTGCTCTTGCCCTCTCAAACAGGCTTGGGGATCTCTCGACGCTCTGATCGGACGGCTGAGAGCTGCTTACGAGGAGAACGGTGGACGGCCGGACTCAAACCCGTTCGCCGCACGTGCGGTTAGAATTTACTTGAGGGAAGTAAGAGAGAGTCAGGCAAAGGCTCGTGGGATCCCTTACGAGAAAAAGAAACGGAAACGGCCACCAACTGTCACCACCGTTAGAGTTGACGTCGCTTCTTCGAGACAGAGTGACGGCGACGCTTGTAACGTCGGTGCTCCGTCTGTCGCCGTACCGCCTTAA